The nucleotide window CCGCCACACACCCTTCCTACTGACCTCCTAACAATTCCCTGTGTCTCTAGTTCCACGCAGTCTGTGCCCCGCAACCCTATTCATTATCTTCAAGTCCAGCCCTGATCATTCATTCCCTTTTGAAAGTGTTTGTTTTGTCGAAACCCTCCCACTAACAGGGCCCAGTGGAACTTCCCAATTTCATTTCTCACTAATGCCCTTGATATACCCTCTGGGAAGACCGCTGCTCCTCAAAGGGTGGAAGGCTGGCATTGAGTCATTCACTTTGGGGTTCCTATTGTGGCTACTCTGCCTTGCACTTGGTAAATAGTAAATTTCTGTGGAACTGAATTTCAGATCCCACTTAGTTCCTTGTTTGTACCAAGTTAATAATACATGCCAGCTCAGGCACCAGAGTGACCGAGACACCAACACCGGTGACTAGAGATTGGACTTTCAGTCACCTGTAACCACATTCTTCTCATGTCTACATAAACTGAACGGCTCACAAACAGCAAATTCTTTAGCAGAGCAATTACAGAGTATAATGTGGGTTACATTTTTCTTGCATTCACGTACCTTCATTTTAATACTAACAGAACCGCTGTGCTCATTTTTAATGCTCTATAAACTTTtcattactgctaatcacaagaACATTGCAAATATATTTGAAGAGAGAAAATTCTTAAATGATTCTGTGTTATACAGATGAGAAGCAATGTAAATAAGATTGGGGGGGCGGgaattgtcaaatgaatgaaagaacGAAAATGACAATGAGAAATTTTGCCTTTAGATTTCCCTGGCAACGCTACAGAAGTAGATGATGCTtgcatattttttccttaattttatctgtttctatttacggttgtgctgggtcttcgttgctgcatgtgggctttctctagttgtggtgagcaggggctactcctcggttgtggtacgtgggcttctcattgaggcgGCTTCTCTTACTGCCGAGCACAGGGTCCAGAGCGTGTGGGCTCGGTAGtggcggctcccaggctctaggacTCACGCAGGCTCGGGAGTCACGATGCACTGGCCAggttgccctggggcatgtggaatcttcccggaccagggattagacctgtgtcccctgcactggcaggcggattcttaaccactagaccaccagagaaatcttgtttccatatttttaaataataaaatctactTAAAACTCACACTCCTATAACGactcactatgttgtatacctgaaactaacatgacaccgttaaaaatcaactatacttaatttaaaaaatattaaaacacataCACGCAAACCTAGAGAGATGCTGGCTTTTGAGTCATGAATAGATATCTTTTGGGAATATAGTAAAATTTCAGGCTGAGACTGACATGAAAACTATTTAGATATGCAGAGatatgaaaattatttacttaGTATCTCCTTAACATAATAACAAGCGTGTTCAAGTATTTTGACCTTGTAAGATTATTTTCATTCTAGTAGAGTGGAGAGATTTTGGAACTTTATTTCCCTGCTCCCCCTTGCAGTTTTCTATAAGGTGCCATGACTGCTTGAATTCTGTAAATATGTGTAACCTTCTTCAGGTGGGCAGTGAACAAAAACTAATCCTTGTATATAAAGATCAGTAACTTATCATTGATCCATTCCATTAACCTTAGAAACATATAAATTTAGTGAACAAATCCTCCTCTATATTAGTATTTATGTCTTGAGGTTACTGAAAAAAGAAGATTCTAACAGGATAATAGGGACTTTCACCTTTGgttaaatgtttgttttgttgctgttgttttgcttttgctatctttggcattttatttttgctgttgttttaattggggtatagctCCCTTACAATGtgggtttctgctgtacaatgaagcagatcagccatatgtatacatacatcccctccttcttggacctccctcccactctctccccatcccacccacctaggtcatcacagagccccaagCTGAGCACTCTGCACTCTACAAAGCAGCCTAAGGGTGAATAGGCTCGCATAACATTTCAAATTTGAGATCTGTCAAAAAGCTTCACTTACAAATGAGAAGGCTGAGGCTGAGGATGCTAAGGATCTTATgaaagcacagcacaggacaagAAACCCATGGCCCTACATCATGTTTCCCCTTGGCATTTGCCCAACCATCCAGTCATTAGTCTAAGGTACATCAACCTGAGCACTATTGgcacattgaaagtgaaagtcgctcagtcgtgtctgactctttgcaaccccatggactatacagtccatggaattctccaggccagaatactggagcgggcagtctttcccttctccaggggatcttcccaacccagggattgaacccaggactcccacattgcaggtggcttctttaccagctgagccacaagggaagcccaagaatactggagtgggtagcctatcccttctccaggagatcttcctaacccaggaatcgaaccagagtttcctgcattgctggcagattctttaccaactgagctatgagggaagcacaagtgcaagtgaaagtcgctcagtcatgtctgactctttgtgactccatggaatacagtccatggaattctccaggccagaatactggagtgggcagcctttcccttctccaggggatcttcccaacccagggatcatacccaggtctcccacattgcaggtggcttctttaccagttgagccataaAGGAAGCCTGGGCCAAACAATTCCTCATTGTTGTGATGCTGTCCTGCGCATGGTGGGATGcgcagcagcatccctggcttctccTCTCTAAATGCAAGTAGCACTCCCCCTTCTAGTCATGACAACAACCAGAATTTGCCAAATGTCCCTTGAGGGCATCAACCCCAGTTAATAACAACTGGTCTACCCCAGGCCATCTTAGTGCTTTAATCAgttattctgttttatgttttctgagCAAATACTTTAAGACATTAATGCATCATTCCAGGATAGAGCTCTAAATTATTTATATGAGAAACCACAATCTTACCAAGAAAAGAGACGTCAGTGCTTTTTTGGCACTTGCAAATACAACTAAGAGCAAATTCTGACTAGGGTTAGCTTATGCCAACTTTTAGCAtaaattaaggttaaaaaaaaggaacaaaatacagactggagaattttgatccatgtttaatgaaaaagaagttacaagaATAGAAATGGACATAAAAGAAAGAGATCAATTTGGGGAAACATTGTGATAGAACAAGGGAAGATCATATTAATCCTGAATTTACTCATGTATTCTTATTAGTCATCATTGACCCAAAACATCTCCTTAAACCCAAAACAGAGGCATAGAATTTTACTGATGTTTACATGGGAACtcaccaaagtaatgtctgtttccCCCAGAACACACACAAGCAAAGGCAGAAATGTTTACCAGGAGGTAATGTGGCATGAAGAAAATGCACCTTTATCAGTTTTTTATTACAACAGCAAGTTAGCACTGTGAATGTGCGCTCACACAAACATGCTTGCTGCTAATATTTTCATGAGAAAGCTTTTATGATATGCAACAATGTATTCTTAGTGCAATCAATCATTGAGGGATTAAACCTAACTGGTGAACATAAATATATGCAGTGAAGTTTCTGACAGTTCACATTGGAGCACAGTTGAAATATTAaagacatgaaatttaaaaatactccgATGTGAAACTACAGTGAGCATCTTACTAGTCTGTTTCACGGCTGAATTCTGCTCGTGATTCTTAGTAGAAACAGTCAATGTTCTCTATCATTTTCTACCCAGATATATACAGTATGATCATACCTTGctaaataagggaaaaaaatgttttgaaacgaATTATGATCTCTAAAAACATCTGGTAAAGGTTTGCtttcattatcttatttaaaagaaaatagcccTTCTGTCCAACTAGACTGGCAAGCATGCAATTCATTAGTGTAGACCTTGACCGTGTGTGTAATAAGGAGAAGCAACAGATTTTACTCGCtatccctttaaaataaaaaatcttttggccAGTGCACAGCAGTCACCAACCTCTTATGCTCACATTGAATCATGTCGAGTTAGGACGAGCCCTGTCTCTTCTGATACTGTATTCTCAGTTTCTCCAGTTGTTCTACACACTGGGACTGGGCCAGCTTCAGTGTCCGATTCTCCTCCGTCAGTGCCTCGAATTCCCGAGCCAGCTGAGCGGCATCCAGCTTCTCCTTTTCTGCCTGATCCAGCTTGGCAATGAGCTCCTTTCTGAAGATGCACGGGGCAGGTGAGGCAGAAGCACAAAACGtaatgaaacaaattaaattaCACAGCAACAGCATACCGGAAGCCGAATATGTCATTCCGCTCTGCTAAATTGGACCCATCTCTGCTTCTCCAGTGACTTACGGTCATTTTTCCAGGTTCACAGATGTTAGCTCCCTTTATTTTATCCCAGCACCTCTATTAGGTATATCCCAAATACTTAAAATACACTTTCAAAAAGCTCAATAAGTCCATCAACAGTCAGAAAGGTGATCCTTTAAAGAGTTCAACTAACTGTAAATGTTACCactattttggagaaaaaaagcagaaaaatttgtTTACAACTTAAGATGCTACTGTCTTAAGGGTAGGGGGACTATAGTTTGTCCTTTATCTATTAACAAGTTTTGTCCTCCAAGTTCAGATattacttcttttgttttctgagttTAACAAACCTTGACTAAGTTTCTTTGAACTAAGAAATTCCAATTGCTTCCTGCAGGATTTATTTTCCATGTCTTTCTCTAGTCCTTATGTATATCTTGTCACTTTAACTACAAAATGATGTATCCACATTTGGTGGAAGTCTGACTTGAGAATTCAGGAAGCAGGCTAAGGTTATTGGAGGGAGCCTGTGGTGATAACGCCTTGAACAAAAtcagttttcaataaatatttgtaagtaaTTCATTgatataaatacacataataagggggagaaggcaatggcaccccactccagtactcttgcctggaaaatcccatgggcagtggagcctggtaggctgcagtccatggggtcgctaagagtcggacacggccgagcaacttcactttcacttttcactttgatgcattggagaaggaaatggcaacccactccagtgttcttgcctggagaatcccagggacgggggagcctggtgggcttccatctatgggatcgcacagagtcggacacaactgaagtgaattagcagcagcagcagcagtccatgtTTAGATTTAataaattgggggtggggggcacacgatcccatggactgtagcctgccaggctcctccctccatcggatttcctaggtaagaatcctggagtgggttgccatttcctattgcaggggatcttcccaatccagagactgagcccgaatctcttgcatctccggcattggcaggcggattctttaccactagcgccacctaggaatcTATTAAtaaacatgacaacccaaaacaGGTCCACTCCCCTTATATGTATCGGTTAATCCTAAACTAGATTTAACTGAATTCTCCTTTACCTCCATATAAGGGTATGTCACATGTCTTCCTCCTCTGTAGGAAAAAGTGCAGAGCCCTGGAACATCACTTGAACCAAGTGATCAAACTTGACATTTCTAGTAACGAGATCAGTAGATGTTGCATACATCACAAAAGACCCTACATCTTTTCtgtggtgtgtgcatgctgtgctaagtcgcttcagccgtggctgactctttgtgactctatggactgcagccgtgcatgctcctctgtccatgggattctccaagcaagaatactggagtgggttatcatgctcctccaggggatcttccccacccagggactgaacccacatctcatctcctgcattagcaagcagattctttaccactagtaccacctgggtaTTCCTTCCAAAAAATGCAAATACCAGACAACCTCAAATTGAGggaaatgctaaaaaaaatagCTAGCCTGTACTCTTCAAAATGTTAATAACAACTCtttcacatgtaaaaaaaaactacagagaaATCAATATGCAATTCtggattgggaaaaaaaaagctatgaaggACATTATAGGGAAAGTGATGcaatttgttgttactg belongs to Bubalus bubalis isolate 160015118507 breed Murrah chromosome 1, NDDB_SH_1, whole genome shotgun sequence and includes:
- the MAP3K7CL gene encoding MAP3K7 C-terminal-like protein isoform X4; amino-acid sequence: MPLAMALSPGPLPPCHDSMESMQVYKQHCQIAEEYREVKKEIALLEERKKELIAKLDQAEKEKLDAAQLAREFEALTEENRTLKLAQSQCVEQLEKLRIQYQKRQGSS